In Triticum aestivum cultivar Chinese Spring chromosome 5B, IWGSC CS RefSeq v2.1, whole genome shotgun sequence, the following proteins share a genomic window:
- the LOC123111566 gene encoding serine/threonine-protein kinase D6PK: MASKAVAEIVDDKQCSKSAAESFEAAPSRRQSEELIGGASKSGPASPRAVPPGDVATSSGVKEQDKDCSSVDGSVKLDEDEDAEKSSLRGSVKDSSVSAKFSDGASSLTKASGSTKVSGHADLVQSGKSSVYRASAGSDVSDDSTCSSICSSASKPHKSNDSRWEAIQVIRTKEGSLGLSHFRLLKRLGCGDIGSVYLSELSGTKCYFAMKIMDKASLAGRKKLLRAQTEREILQCLDHPFLPTLYTHFETDKFSCLVMEFCPGGDLHTLRQKQPGKYFPEQAAKFYVAEVLLALEYLHMLGIIYRDLKPENVLVREDGHIMLSDFDLSLRCDVNPTLLKSSNPGVDPNQKGNQAYCVQPVCIEPACIQPACVTTTTCFSPRFFSSKSKREKKEKKAKADMATQVRPLPELVAEPTDARSMSFVGTHEYLAPEIIKGEGHGSAVDWWTFGIFLYELLFGKTPFKGSGNRATLFNVVGQPLRFPESPVVGFAARDLIRGLLIKEPQHRLAYKRGATEIKQHPFFEGVNWALIRCATPPDIPKPVEIPRPGASTSQKATPSAEKGPDNYLEFDFF, encoded by the exons ATGGCGTCCAAGGCCGTTGCTGAGATAGTCGATGACAAGCAATGCAGTAAAAGCGCCGCCGAGTCCTTCGAGGCCGCGCCTTCCAGGAGGCAGTCCGAGGAGCTAATTGGGGGAGCAAGCAAATCGGGGCCTGCCTCACCGAGAGCAGTTCCGCCAGGTGATGTGGCCACGTCCAGTGGAGTGAAAGAACAAGATAAGGACTGCAGTTCTGTTGATGGCTCTGTGAAACTGGACGAAGATGAAGACGCCGAGAAGAGCTCGCTGCGTGGGAGCGTCAAGGATAGCTCGGTTTCTGCCAAGTTCAGCGACGGAGCAAGCAGCCTGACAAAGGCGAGCGGCAGCACCAAGGTCAGCGGCCACGCTGATTTGGTCCAGAGCGGGAAGAGCAGCGTTTACAGGGCTAGCGCCGGCAGTGATGTCAGTGATGATAGCACCTGTAGCAGTATATGCAGCAGCGCTAGCAAGCCTCACAAGTCCAATGATTCAAGGTGGGAGGCGATTCAGGTGATCCGAACCAAAGAAGGTTCGCTAGGATTGAGTCACTTCAGGCTGCTTAAGAGGCTTGGCTGTGGTGACATTGGCAGTGTTTACTTATCAGAGCTTAGTGGCACGAAATGCTACTTTGCTATGAAGATCATGGACAAGGCATCTCTAGCTGGCCGCAAAAAGCTTCTTAGAGCACAGACTGAAAGGGAGATATTGCAGTGCTTAGACCATCCTTTTCTTCCGACTTTGTACACCCACTTTGAGACTGATAAATTCTCATGCTTGGTGATGGAGTTTTGCCCTGGAGGAGACCTTCATACCCTAAGGCAGAAGCAGCCTGGGAAGTATTTCCCCGAACAAGCTGCCAA GTTTTATGTAGCAGAAGTGCTTCTTGCTCTAGAATACCTGCACATGCTCGGTATCATATATCGGGACCTCAAGCCAGAGAATGTTCTTGTGAGAGAAGATGGCCACATCATGCTGTCAGATTTCGATTTGTCCCTTCGTTGTGATGTGAACCCTACACTTCTTAAATCTTCCAACCCTGGTGTAGATCCTAACCAAAAGGGCAATCAAGCTTATTGTGTACAACCCGTGTGCATTGAGCCAGCCTGTATCCAGCCTGCTTGCGTTACGACAACCACATGCTTCTCTCCTCGCTTTTTCTCCTCCAAGTccaagagggagaagaaggaaaagaaggcAAAGGCAGACATGGCAACCCAGGTCAGACCGCTCCCTGAGCTTGTTGCAGAGCCCACAGATGCAAGGTCTATGTCATTCGTAGGCACCCATGAATACTTGGCACCTGAGATCATAAAGGGTGAGGGACATGGGAGTGCTGTGGACTGGTGGACTTTTGGCATATTCTTGTATGAACTTCTTTTCGGCAAGACTCCATTCAAAGGTTCAGGGAACAGGGCAACGCTATTCAATGTTGTTGGCCAGCCCCTCAGGTTCCCAGAATCACCTGTTGTGGGTTTTGCTGCAAGGGATCTCATAAGGGGGTTGCTGATCAAGGAGCCGCAGCATCGATTGGCGTACAAACGTGGAGCTACAGAAATAAAGCAGCACCCGTTCTTTGAAGGTGTTAACTGGGCATTGATAAGGTGCGCTACTCCTCCAGATATCCCCAAGCCAGTTGAAATCCCTCGGCCAGGAGCCTCGACAAGTCAGAAGGCAACACCGTCAGCCGAGAAAGGTCCAGACAATTATCTTGAATTTGATTTCTTTTAG